Part of the Streptomyces sp. NBC_01353 genome, AGTGGATCCACCGGTCCGGCCGGCTGCCCGCCCCCGCCGTCGACGCCTCGGCGGACACGGACTGGCGGCCGGTCCGCACTCCGGAGGAGCTGGCCGCCTGGGCGACGGCCTGGAGCGGCGGGGACGCGAACGAGTCCGCGTTGTTCCGCCCCGAGCTCCTCGCCGACCCGGCGACGAAGGTCGTCGCAGGGTACGGCGCGGACGGCCGGATCGTCGGCGGCGCGGTACTCAGTGACAGCGGCCGGGTGACCGGCGTCTCCAACCTCTTCACTGCCGACGGTCTCGACCCGACCGTGACCTGGGCGGGCTGCCTGACGCTGGTGGACGACGGCAGCCCCGTCGTCGGCTACGAGTCCGGCGACGACCTGCCACCCGCCCTCGCTCTCGGCTTCGAGACGATCGGGACCCTACGCGTCTGGCTCGACACCCGAGCCTGACAACGCGGGCGGGCGGACGGTGAGCCCATGGAAAACACTCGTGACCCCCACGCAACGGGGAGGCAACGCGCCGGGGTCAGGATCGGTTCATGACGGAGCCGGACACCACGTTCGACAGCACCGCCGAGCTGCTCGGCCGCATCACCGCGCAGCTCGGCGCCCAGCTGAGCCATCTCCCCCCGACGAGAACGGGCAGGCCCATGAACAGGCCGCTGAACAGGCCCGGGAGCACACCCACCCTCATCGCCGTCGGCCATGGCAGCCGTGACCCCCGGGCGCGCGCCACCCTCGCCCTGCTGCTCGACCGGGTCCGCGAGCTCCGCCCCGGCCTCGACATCCGCCTCGCCCACATCGAGCTGAACGCCCCGCTCCTCACCGACACCCTCGCGCGCCACCCCGGCGGGGACGCCGTCCTCGTCCCCCTGCTCTTCGGCCGCGGCTACCACGTCAAGCACGACCTGCCCGCCGCGGCCGCCGCCGCACCCGCCGTGCGCACCCGGGTCGCCGCCCCGCTCGGCGCACACGCCCTGCTCGTCGAGGCGCTGGCCGACCGGCTCGCCGAGGCCGGCTGGACCTCCGCGGACAGCGCGTCACGCTCCACCGGAGTCGTCCTGGCCGCCGCCGGCTCCCGCGACCCCGAATCCCTCGCCGACATCCGCCGCACCGCAGCCCTCCTCGGCGAACGGCTCGGGGGAGTGCCCGTCGTCCCCGCGTACGCCTCCGCCGCCGCCCCCACCGTGCCCGAGGCCCTGCGCACCCTCGCCGCCCGCGGCCGGCACCGGATCGCCGTCGCCTCCTGCTTCACCGCCCCCGGCCTCTTCGCCACCCGCGCCACCGCCCACGCCCCCTGGATCGCCTCCGCCCCCCTCGGCGCCCACCCCGCCCTCGCCCGCCTGGTCCTCCACCGCTACGACCAGGCCGTCGCACTCCTCAGCTCCCAGCAGGAACTGATGTCCGCCTAGCCCCGTGTGTCGGTCCCGCCGGTTACCTTCGGTGCATGGAAGGCATCACGGACACCCCCGGCTACGACGACACCGCGACCGATCGTTGGGCCGCCGAGCCCGACAAGAGGCCAGGGCGGACCGCCTTCCAGCGCGATCGTGCGCGGGTGCTGCACT contains:
- a CDS encoding sirohydrochlorin chelatase, encoding MTEPDTTFDSTAELLGRITAQLGAQLSHLPPTRTGRPMNRPLNRPGSTPTLIAVGHGSRDPRARATLALLLDRVRELRPGLDIRLAHIELNAPLLTDTLARHPGGDAVLVPLLFGRGYHVKHDLPAAAAAAPAVRTRVAAPLGAHALLVEALADRLAEAGWTSADSASRSTGVVLAAAGSRDPESLADIRRTAALLGERLGGVPVVPAYASAAAPTVPEALRTLAARGRHRIAVASCFTAPGLFATRATAHAPWIASAPLGAHPALARLVLHRYDQAVALLSSQQELMSA